A genomic segment from Rahnella aceris encodes:
- the ptsH gene encoding phosphocarrier protein Hpr produces the protein MFQQEVTITAPNGLHTRPAAQFVKEAKGFASDITVTSNGKSASAKSLFKLQTLGLTQGTVVTLSAEGEDEQKAVEHLVKLMAELE, from the coding sequence ATGTTCCAGCAAGAAGTTACTATTACCGCTCCTAATGGTCTGCACACTCGCCCTGCTGCACAGTTCGTGAAAGAAGCTAAAGGTTTCGCTTCTGACATCACCGTGACTTCAAACGGTAAAAGCGCCAGTGCTAAAAGCCTTTTCAAACTGCAAACTCTGGGCCTGACCCAAGGTACCGTTGTGACCCTCTCAGCTGAAGGTGAAGACGAGCAGAAAGCCGTTGAACACTTGGTAAAACTGATGGCAGAGCTCGAGTAA
- the cysK gene encoding cysteine synthase A produces the protein MSKIYEDNSLTIGHTPLVRLNRIGNGRILAKVESRNPSFSVKCRIGANMIWDAEKKGILTKDIELVEPTSGNTGIALAYVAAARGYKLTLTMPETMSVERRKLLKALGANLVLTEGAKGMKGAIAKAEEIQASDPQRYLILQQFSNPANPAIHEQTTGPEIWEDTDGAVDVLIAGVGTGGTITGTGRYLKSKKSSVKLVAVEPTDSPVITQTLNGEEVKPGPHKIQGIGAGFIPGNLDLALLDRVTLITNDESIQMARRLMEEEGILAGISSGAAVEAAVKLSKEPEFADKTIVVILPSSGERYLSTALFADLFTEKELQQ, from the coding sequence ATGAGCAAGATCTATGAAGACAATTCATTAACAATTGGCCACACGCCACTGGTTCGCCTGAACCGTATCGGTAATGGTCGAATTCTGGCTAAGGTCGAGTCACGTAACCCGAGCTTCAGCGTAAAATGCCGTATCGGTGCCAACATGATCTGGGATGCTGAAAAGAAAGGCATTCTGACCAAAGATATCGAACTGGTTGAACCTACCAGCGGTAACACGGGTATCGCACTGGCCTATGTGGCTGCTGCGCGCGGTTACAAGCTGACACTGACTATGCCGGAAACCATGAGCGTTGAACGCCGTAAGCTGCTCAAAGCGCTCGGCGCCAATCTGGTGTTAACCGAAGGCGCCAAAGGTATGAAAGGGGCGATTGCCAAAGCCGAAGAAATTCAGGCCAGTGATCCGCAGCGCTATCTTATTCTTCAGCAGTTCAGCAACCCGGCCAACCCGGCTATCCACGAGCAAACCACCGGCCCGGAAATCTGGGAAGATACCGATGGCGCAGTGGATGTGCTGATTGCAGGCGTGGGTACCGGCGGGACTATCACCGGAACGGGCCGTTATCTGAAAAGTAAAAAAAGCAGCGTGAAACTGGTGGCCGTTGAGCCAACAGACTCCCCGGTTATCACCCAGACGCTCAACGGTGAAGAAGTGAAGCCGGGCCCGCATAAAATCCAGGGTATCGGCGCAGGCTTTATTCCGGGTAACCTGGATCTGGCATTGCTGGATCGTGTCACGCTAATCACCAACGACGAATCCATTCAGATGGCACGCCGTCTGATGGAAGAAGAAGGCATTCTGGCCGGGATTTCTTCCGGTGCGGCGGTTGAAGCTGCGGTGAAATTATCCAAAGAACCGGAGTTTGCAGATAAAACGATTGTGGTTATTCTGCCTTCTTCCGGTGAACGCTATCTGAGTACCGCATTGTTTGCAGATTTATTCACTGAAAAAGAATTGCAACAATAA
- the cysZ gene encoding sulfate transporter CysZ, with protein sequence MTSSHSTRQQNGVHYFKQGWALISLPGIRRFVILPLAVNVLLMGGAFWWLFTKLGEWIPAMMSKVPSWLSWLDYLIWPVAVLSVVLVFSYLFSTLANWIAAPFSGLLAEQLEARLTGKTLPDTGIWDIMKDLPRIMKREWQKLAYYLPRALLLFALYFIPVIGQTVAPVLWFFFSAWMVVIQYCDYPFDNHKVSFADMRRSLGSNKIDNMQFGSLVSLFTMIPLLNLVILPVAVCGATAMWCDRYRNIYVKSDVYNNSIDVNSSRK encoded by the coding sequence ATGACCTCCTCGCACAGCACCAGACAACAAAATGGTGTGCATTATTTCAAACAAGGCTGGGCGCTCATTTCCTTGCCGGGGATACGACGTTTTGTGATTTTACCCCTTGCCGTCAACGTGCTGTTGATGGGCGGCGCATTCTGGTGGCTGTTCACCAAACTGGGTGAATGGATCCCGGCGATGATGAGCAAGGTGCCGTCGTGGCTCAGCTGGCTGGATTATCTGATCTGGCCGGTCGCGGTGCTTTCTGTCGTGCTGGTGTTCAGCTATCTCTTCAGCACCCTCGCCAACTGGATAGCCGCCCCCTTCAGCGGATTGCTCGCCGAACAACTCGAAGCGCGCCTGACAGGGAAAACGCTGCCTGATACCGGCATCTGGGACATCATGAAAGATTTACCGCGTATCATGAAACGTGAATGGCAGAAACTGGCGTATTACCTGCCGCGCGCCCTGCTGCTGTTCGCGCTGTACTTTATTCCGGTGATCGGCCAGACCGTGGCCCCGGTGCTGTGGTTCTTCTTCAGCGCGTGGATGGTCGTCATTCAATATTGCGATTATCCGTTCGATAACCACAAAGTCAGCTTTGCCGATATGCGCCGTTCGCTCGGCAGCAACAAAATCGACAACATGCAGTTTGGTTCGCTGGTCAGCCTGTTTACGATGATCCCGTTGCTGAATCTGGTGATCCTGCCGGTTGCCGTGTGCGGCGCGACGGCCATGTGGTGTGATCGTTATCGCAATATTTACGTTAAAAGCGATGTTTATAACAATAGTATCGACGTGAATTCCAGCCGCAAATAA
- the zipA gene encoding cell division protein ZipA — protein sequence MMQDLRLILIVVGAIAIIALLLHGLWTSRKERSSLFRDRPAKRVKKEREQSPSEDFVDGVGEVRVRPAYPQDEPTLGQYDEPEQTAPPRQPQVSPAQPAPASVARPQQPAQPQQHAVQDDPLLSGYSAAEPVTAPRREPAADFAHQEYTPEAKPHTPVPPQEIHADAAPAAKAEPQAAPFAPAEEAPAEKAKLKETVLVLHVAAHQGGVIGGEVLLNSVLQAGFQFGAMNIFHRHVSPAGSGPVLFSLANMVKPGSFDPDNMSDFSTPGVTLFMMVPCYGDAHQNFKLLLQSAQRIADDVGAMVLDDERRMITPQKLETYKARIREVLEAIA from the coding sequence ATGATGCAGGATTTGCGTCTGATATTAATCGTTGTTGGCGCGATCGCCATAATAGCGTTGTTGTTACACGGTTTGTGGACCAGCCGTAAAGAACGCTCTTCGCTTTTCCGCGATCGTCCAGCTAAACGTGTGAAAAAAGAACGGGAACAATCTCCGTCCGAAGATTTTGTCGATGGAGTGGGGGAAGTGCGCGTGCGTCCTGCTTATCCTCAGGATGAACCGACTTTAGGTCAGTATGACGAGCCCGAACAGACTGCACCGCCACGTCAGCCGCAGGTTTCCCCTGCGCAGCCAGCGCCAGCATCTGTTGCTCGTCCTCAGCAACCGGCTCAGCCGCAGCAACATGCTGTGCAGGATGATCCCTTGCTGAGTGGTTATTCAGCTGCTGAACCCGTCACTGCACCGCGTCGCGAACCTGCCGCAGATTTTGCGCATCAGGAATACACGCCTGAAGCTAAACCGCACACACCGGTTCCGCCGCAGGAAATTCATGCTGATGCCGCGCCTGCTGCGAAAGCAGAACCTCAGGCTGCACCTTTTGCTCCTGCAGAAGAAGCACCGGCTGAGAAAGCGAAACTGAAAGAGACGGTTCTGGTATTGCACGTTGCCGCGCATCAGGGCGGTGTCATCGGTGGTGAAGTGTTGCTCAACAGCGTGCTTCAGGCCGGTTTCCAGTTTGGTGCCATGAATATTTTCCATCGTCACGTCAGCCCTGCGGGCAGCGGTCCGGTGTTGTTCAGTCTGGCAAATATGGTCAAACCGGGTTCCTTCGACCCTGACAATATGTCTGACTTCTCCACCCCAGGCGTTACGTTGTTTATGATGGTACCTTGCTACGGTGATGCGCATCAGAACTTCAAACTGTTGCTGCAGTCCGCCCAGCGTATTGCCGATGATGTCGGTGCGATGGTGCTTGACGATGAGCGTCGTATGATTACGCCGCAGAAGCTCGAAACGTACAAAGCGCGGATCCGCGAGGTCCTCGAGGCGATCGCCTGA
- the ligA gene encoding NAD-dependent DNA ligase LigA translates to MATIEEQISQLRTQLRHHEYQYHVLDAPEVPDAEYDRLMRELRELETAHPELVTADSPTQRVGAAPLSAFEQVRHRVPMLSLDNVFDEESYLAFYKRVQDRLKTAEALTFCCELKLDGLAVSLLYENGELVQAATRGDGTTGENITANVRTIRAIPLRLHGDNIPERLEVRGEVFMPQAGFEAMNDEARRTGGKVFANPRNAAAGSLRQLDPRITAKRPLTFFCYGVGLLEGGELPRSHFARLQQFKAWGLPVSDRVRLCTGSEEVLAFYRQVEADRPSLGFDIDGVVVKIDSLDIQETLGFVARAPRWATAFKFPAQEQITLVKDVEFQVGRTGAITPVARLEPVLVAGVMVSNATLHNADEIERLGLRIGDTVIVRRAGDVIPQVVGVVLDERPEDAREVVFPTHCPVCHSDVERVEGEAVARCTAGLICGAQRKEALKHFVSRRALDVDGMGDKIIDQLVEKEYVKTPADLFRLTAGKLTGLDRMGPKSAQNVVSALEKAKETTLARFLYALGIREVGEATAANLAAHYGSVEALKAADIESLKGVQDVGDVVAKHVVNFLSEEHNQQVIDELLSPEINIHWPEVQVIVPEEIDSPFAGKTVVLTGSLSILSRDDAKDRLTALGAKVSGSVSKKTDLVIAGEAAGSKLAKAQELGIEVIDEAEMIRLLGE, encoded by the coding sequence ATGGCCACTATCGAAGAACAAATCAGTCAATTACGCACTCAGTTGCGCCATCACGAATATCAGTATCACGTTCTGGATGCACCGGAAGTGCCAGATGCCGAGTATGACCGCTTAATGCGCGAATTGCGCGAGCTGGAAACCGCGCATCCTGAGCTGGTCACCGCGGATTCCCCGACGCAGCGCGTGGGGGCGGCACCGCTTTCTGCATTTGAACAGGTCAGGCATCGGGTACCGATGTTATCGCTGGACAACGTATTTGATGAAGAAAGCTATCTGGCATTTTATAAACGCGTGCAGGATCGCCTGAAAACCGCTGAAGCACTGACGTTCTGCTGCGAGCTGAAACTTGATGGTCTGGCGGTGAGCCTGTTGTATGAAAATGGCGAACTGGTGCAGGCTGCCACGCGTGGCGATGGCACGACCGGTGAGAACATCACCGCGAACGTACGCACCATCCGCGCGATCCCTCTGCGTCTGCATGGCGACAACATTCCTGAGCGCCTTGAAGTGCGTGGTGAGGTGTTTATGCCACAAGCGGGCTTTGAAGCGATGAACGACGAAGCGCGTCGTACGGGAGGGAAAGTGTTCGCTAACCCGCGTAATGCCGCCGCCGGTTCGTTACGTCAGCTCGATCCGCGTATCACCGCCAAACGTCCGCTGACCTTCTTCTGCTACGGCGTTGGCCTGCTGGAAGGGGGTGAACTGCCGCGCAGCCACTTCGCCCGCCTGCAACAGTTTAAAGCCTGGGGTTTACCGGTCAGTGATCGCGTCCGCCTGTGTACCGGCAGCGAAGAAGTGCTGGCGTTTTACCGTCAGGTTGAAGCCGACCGTCCGTCACTGGGCTTTGATATTGACGGCGTGGTAGTGAAAATTGACTCGCTGGATATTCAGGAAACGCTGGGCTTTGTGGCACGTGCGCCGCGCTGGGCAACAGCCTTCAAATTCCCGGCGCAGGAACAAATCACGCTGGTGAAAGACGTCGAGTTTCAGGTAGGGCGTACTGGTGCGATCACGCCGGTCGCACGTCTGGAGCCGGTTCTGGTCGCGGGCGTGATGGTCAGCAATGCCACGCTACATAACGCAGATGAAATCGAGCGCCTTGGGCTGCGTATCGGTGATACCGTGATTGTCCGTCGTGCCGGAGATGTTATCCCGCAGGTGGTGGGCGTGGTGCTGGATGAGCGTCCTGAAGATGCCCGCGAAGTGGTTTTCCCGACGCATTGCCCGGTCTGTCATTCTGATGTTGAACGTGTCGAAGGCGAAGCCGTGGCGCGTTGTACGGCGGGTCTGATTTGTGGTGCACAGCGTAAAGAAGCGCTGAAGCATTTCGTCTCCCGCCGGGCGCTGGACGTTGACGGCATGGGCGACAAAATCATCGATCAGTTGGTCGAGAAAGAATATGTCAAAACGCCGGCAGATCTGTTCCGTCTGACGGCGGGCAAACTTACCGGTCTGGACCGCATGGGACCGAAATCGGCGCAGAACGTGGTCAGTGCGCTGGAAAAAGCCAAAGAAACCACGCTGGCAAGATTCCTGTATGCGCTGGGCATTCGTGAAGTGGGCGAAGCCACGGCGGCTAACCTTGCCGCGCATTACGGCTCGGTTGAGGCGCTTAAAGCGGCAGATATTGAATCGCTGAAAGGCGTTCAGGATGTGGGTGATGTCGTGGCGAAACACGTGGTGAATTTCCTGTCGGAAGAACATAACCAGCAGGTCATCGACGAGTTGTTAAGCCCTGAAATCAATATTCACTGGCCGGAAGTGCAGGTCATTGTACCGGAAGAAATCGACAGTCCGTTTGCCGGCAAAACTGTGGTGCTGACCGGTTCGCTGTCGATTCTTTCCCGCGATGACGCCAAAGACCGTCTGACTGCGCTGGGCGCGAAAGTCTCCGGCAGCGTGTCGAAGAAAACCGATCTGGTGATTGCCGGTGAAGCGGCGGGTTCCAAGCTGGCGAAAGCACAGGAACTGGGCATTGAGGTGATCGACGAGGCGGAAATGATCCGTCTGCTGGGTGAATAA
- a CDS encoding DUF3820 family protein, whose product MEKEDLIQIANRVMPFGKYAGRVLIDLPEEYLLWFARKDEFPQGKLGELMQLTLTIKSEGLQNLINPLRRNGPGLDGTDE is encoded by the coding sequence ATGGAAAAAGAAGATCTGATCCAGATAGCCAATAGAGTGATGCCGTTCGGAAAATACGCCGGACGGGTGCTGATCGACTTGCCGGAAGAATATTTGCTGTGGTTCGCCCGCAAAGATGAATTTCCGCAAGGAAAACTGGGTGAACTGATGCAGCTGACGCTGACGATTAAAAGCGAAGGGCTGCAAAACCTGATCAATCCGCTGCGCCGCAATGGTCCGGGACTCGATGGCACCGACGAGTAA